The sequence CGGACATGCGGGACCGCTTCCCCCTCGGCGCCGAGGGTGCGGGTCAGGGCTTCGCGAACCGGGGGCAGCACGAGGAGGGACAGGGTCACGGCGGCGAACGTCAGCGCGACGAGAGGGATACTCGTGGTGGTGGGGAGCGGGGCGCAGCGCCCGACCGGCGACGGTGCGGGCTGCCATGCGTACCGGAGCGCCTTGATGCTGTAGACGGCCGAGACGACGGCTGCCGCGAGACCTGCCGCGTAGAGCACGGGACCCGCTTCGAGCGCTCCGGCGAGGAGCACGTCCTTCGCGGCCCACAGGGAGAGCGGTGGTACGCCGGCCAGGGCGAGCATGGAAGCCGTGAACGCGGCGCCAGCGACGGGCTCGCGGCGGGCAGCCCCGCGCAGTTCCTGAAGGTTCTTGGTGCCGAGCCGGGTGAGCCAGAATCCGGTGACGAGGAAGGCGAGGCTCTTCGCAGCGGCGTGGGCGATCAGCTGGAGGGTGCCGCCGACCGTCGAGCCGACACCTGCCGCGAGCACCATGAATCCGATCTGTGCGCAACTCGACGCGGCGAGGAGCTGTTTGAGGTCGTTCTGTGCGACTGCGACAAGCCCGAGGGTCAGGGCGGTGACCACTCCGGTCCAGGCCACTGCGTCGTCGCCCCAGCCTGACGAGGTGAGCAGCGGTTCCATCCTGATCAGGAGGTAGGCACCGGCGACGACCATCGTGGCGGAGTGCAGCAGCGCGGAAACGGCGCTGGGGCCCTGCATCGCTTTGGACAGCCAGAAACTGAAGGGCAGTTGGGCCGATTTGCCCACGGCAGCCACGATCACTCCGGCGGCCAGCAGATGGAGCCAGGGGCCCGCCACCCCGGCGAGCCCGTCGAGTGCCAGGCCCTGCCCTCCTGCCAGGGCCGCGCCGGCGGCGAGGTAGAGACCGAGGTCGGCCGCGCGCGTGGTGAGGAATGCGGTGCCGGCCGCTGCCACGCGGACCGGATCGTCCCACCAGTAGCCGATCAGCGCCCAGGAGGTGGCACCCATGACTTCCCAGCCCATCAGCAGGGCGGGCAGAGTGGTGGCGGTGACGGTGATGAGCATCGCCCCGCCGAAGATCAGCATGAGGCCGAAGAACCGGCTCCGCGCCTGCTCGGGTCCGATGTCCGTGACGCTGAAGAGCAGCACCGCCGCGGTCACCGCCGTGACGGTCACCACCATCAGCCCGGACAGCCCGTCGACGGCCAGGCCGATGCCTGCCCCCTCCAGCAACGGAACGGTGATGGAAGGTTGTTGAAAGGCGGCGAGCACGGCCAGTCCGAGGCCGACGGCTGCGGCGGCGACCGCGATGCCCGGGGCCGGGCGGTCGGCGCGGCGACCGCCGATGGCCAGCAGCGTGCCCGCTACCAGCGGGACAGCGACCAGCGCCCACAGCAACGCGCTCATCCCTTCAACTCCGCTGCTTCGTCCGTCATGTCGACCTCGCGGGCGCGGAAGAGTGCCGTGACGATGGCGAAACCGATGGCCATCTCCACCGCCATGACGGTGACGGCGAGCACGATCAGCACCTGTCCGTCCGTCGAGGCGGGCGCCACGTAGTGCCATAGGGCCGCGGCTGCGAGGATGATCCCGCCCAGCATGAGTTCGAGCCCCATCATCAGCATGACGATGGACTGCTGGGTCAACGCCCCGAAAAGTCCGACGCTGAACAGCGCTCCCGCCACCACCAGGAACAGTTCCAACGTCATCGGCCGATCCCTCCTCGTACGGGATCATCGGCGCGTCGGGCTCGAAGGTCGTCACCCAGCCAGTCGTAGCGCCCCCGGCGGGTGGAGAGCACCACGGTGGCGACGATGGTGGTGAACAGCGCGAAGCCCAGAGTCATCATGGTGAGCATGTGCGGCCCCATCAGCGACTTCCCCAGGGCCGCAGTCGGGTCACCGTGCGCTCTGCCGACCCGCTCCGGCCAGGGAGCAAGAACGATGCCGGCGACCAGAAGCACGAAGACGCCCGCGCAGAGAGCGGCCCCGCCCCGCTTGTTGTGCAGCATGGACATCGGCATCAGACCGGCCGGGTTCATCATGAACATCACCATGAAGACGGCCATGATGGCCATCTCGATGGTCATCATCAGCACGATGACTACCCCGAGGTAGTCGAGCCCCAGCAGGATGGCCAAGCCCCCCACACACAGCAGTGTCAGCAACAGCGCGTAAGTCGCCCGGGCCATGGAATCGAACCGGAACACCATGCCCCCGGCTGCCACGGCGAGCACACCGAGCGTCCAGAAGATGACGTCGTCGAGCATCTGCGGCTTCTCCTAGCGGTCGAGTACGACGACGGCGACGAACAGCGCCTGCAGCAGCGTCAGCGGGACGAGCACCATCCAGGCGAACTCCATGTAGCGGTCCATGCGCAGCACCGGAAGAAGGCGCCGTCCCCCGATGAGCAGGACCAGCACGGCGGCCGTCTTCAGCAGGGTCCAGACCCAGGGAGGCAGCAGCGGCCCCTGACCGCCGCCGAGGAACAACGGCACGCTGAACGATGCCGTCACGACCAGCAGCAACCACCGTCCGCCCAGCAGGAGCAGCCGGTCCGCGCCGCTGTACTCCACGACCGCACCGCCCGCGGCGTCACGCCCCACCGGATGGCCGAACGGTCCCCAGAACGCCATGGCCAGGGCACTGAGCAGGTAGACGAGGAACGCGGCCGGCATCCACACCACGAACCACAGCCCCTGCTGGGCCGCCACCACGTCGCCGACCCGCAGCGACTCCGCCCCGAGCGCGGCGGTGGTCAACGCAAACATGTGCGGCAGCTCGTACGCCAGCCCCTGCGCGAGGAACCGGTAGCCGCCGATCAGCGACAGCGCCGAGTTCGGCCCCCAGCCGGCGAGCCAGATCGCCGCCCATGCGAGCGCCTCCATGGCGTTGAACCACACAATGCCGACGACCGGATCGGTCACCGCGCGAAACCCCCACGGCAGGACCGCGGCAGCGAGCACGGCGGCGACCGGCACCAGCCCGATACCGACCCGCCCGAACACGATGTCCGCCGCGTTGGTGCGGCGACGCTGTTGCCCCAGGAGCCGGAGCGCCTCGCTGAGAGGTGCCAACAGATCGCGCAGGACAGCAGCACGGCCGCGTTGGGATACGGCAGTGACGGCGGCGTCGAGCCCAGCAGCAGCGACGGCTGTCGCGACCAGCACGAAGGGCATCAGAACAACGCCCCAGAGCGGCGCCGTATCAGCCATGGGCAACTCCCACGTAGGCGAGTTCGTCGAGATCCGGATCCAGGCTCGCCACGATCAGACGGGCGCAGGCGTATTCCGCCCCCCGGAGGAGGACGGGAAGGACGTCGAGCAGAGCCTGCGAGGGAGGCGTTGTACCGCCGATCCGTCCACGAGGGCCCTCCGCCCTGTCCGTTGCCAAGGGCCCGGTGTCGTTCATACCGCCCAGCGATCGCTCGATCTCATCGAGCCACACACACAGACGCGCGTGAACATCCCCGTCCGCCGTAAGCGCCGGACCGCTGATACCCAGGTCGCGCGCCCGCGCGGCGGGCAGCTCACCGAGGCCGACCGTCAGCCGCCGGAGGACGCGCGATGCTCGGATCCGCCGCGTCAACCCCTGTACGTCTCGCGCTACTTCCCCGGGGGCGACGTCCGCCAGGACCGCATCCCGCAGGCGCCGTGACCGCGCTGCCGGGTCCGGCCACCCCGCGACGGCCAGGAAACGCCCGAGGCTGTCCAGATGCGCAGCGCAACGCCGCCGGTCAGCAGCCCCGCACGACACCGTCTCGCCGCCAGCAGCAAGCAGCCACGGCGCGCTCCAGAAAGGACACCGGTGCACGGCGCCCCCGATGTCCGACGGCCGCACCCGCGCCTCCTGGACCACGTCGCCCTGTAGCGCCACCTCGACTACCAGTCCCGCCGGCCAGTCCGGAAGCGCCGGCCCCAGGCTCAGATTCAGCCGGTCCAGCCGCAAGCCATCGCGGTCGTCCGCCCGTTCGGCCATCGGCAGACCAGCGACAACACCACCCTGATGGCCCGCGTGACCGCTGTGACCGCTGTGACCGCTGTGACCGCTGTGACCGCTGTGACTAGCCTGATCACCATGCGCACCGTGATCCGGTGTTCTTTCATCGCCCGTGTGCTCCGCATGAGCCTGACCCTCTTGGCCGACCTCGTGACCATGTCCAGTCCGGTGGAGATCACGGTCAGCCTCAGCCACAGGTCCACGGGACGCCGTGGCACCCGCAGGACCCAGGTCTGGTGCCCCCAGGACGAGAAGCTCGCTCACCTCATCCAGCGCACCAGGACTGTTCACAGCGTCGGCCACTACCGCGTACGCCCTGGGCTGCGGCACGCAGCGCCACAACTCCCCCAGCCACCCGAACTGATCGCCGCCCGGATCTCCTGCCACCACCAGGGCGGACGCACCGGCCGGCCCATCTGCCGAAGGCCAGCCCCGACTTCGCAGCTCGGCCTCCACGGCCAACCGCTCCACCGTGGCTCCGGGGAGGGTGACCAGAAACACCGGGGGGCGCCTCGCGACGATCCTGCGCAGGGCGCGGCTCAGGTCCATCGCAGTGCCCCCTCGCGCCAGGCGTAGGTGACGGCGGCGAAGAGGATTCCGAGGAAAACGAA is a genomic window of Streptomyces sp. NBC_01237 containing:
- a CDS encoding NADH-quinone oxidoreductase subunit 5 family protein, whose amino-acid sequence is MSALLWALVAVPLVAGTLLAIGGRRADRPAPGIAVAAAAVGLGLAVLAAFQQPSITVPLLEGAGIGLAVDGLSGLMVVTVTAVTAAVLLFSVTDIGPEQARSRFFGLMLIFGGAMLITVTATTLPALLMGWEVMGATSWALIGYWWDDPVRVAAAGTAFLTTRAADLGLYLAAGAALAGGQGLALDGLAGVAGPWLHLLAAGVIVAAVGKSAQLPFSFWLSKAMQGPSAVSALLHSATMVVAGAYLLIRMEPLLTSSGWGDDAVAWTGVVTALTLGLVAVAQNDLKQLLAASSCAQIGFMVLAAGVGSTVGGTLQLIAHAAAKSLAFLVTGFWLTRLGTKNLQELRGAARREPVAGAAFTASMLALAGVPPLSLWAAKDVLLAGALEAGPVLYAAGLAAAVVSAVYSIKALRYAWQPAPSPVGRCAPLPTTTSIPLVALTFAAVTLSLLVLPPVREALTRTLGAEGEAVPHVREFVLSGLVSLAASAGVWAWGDRRGPVPQRAARRALDWLGLEAAAHTLLVRPVRRLAEALAAFDDRVLDRGVDDLARGTLRFADAVDRRMETAVDGAAEGVAATGRALGRLARRPQTGQLHQYLAQAVAAFTVLAVVVVLVR
- a CDS encoding NADH-quinone oxidoreductase subunit J; the encoded protein is MLDDVIFWTLGVLAVAAGGMVFRFDSMARATYALLLTLLCVGGLAILLGLDYLGVVIVLMMTIEMAIMAVFMVMFMMNPAGLMPMSMLHNKRGGAALCAGVFVLLVAGIVLAPWPERVGRAHGDPTAALGKSLMGPHMLTMMTLGFALFTTIVATVVLSTRRGRYDWLGDDLRARRADDPVRGGIGR
- a CDS encoding NADH-quinone oxidoreductase subunit H is translated as MADTAPLWGVVLMPFVLVATAVAAAGLDAAVTAVSQRGRAAVLRDLLAPLSEALRLLGQQRRRTNAADIVFGRVGIGLVPVAAVLAAAVLPWGFRAVTDPVVGIVWFNAMEALAWAAIWLAGWGPNSALSLIGGYRFLAQGLAYELPHMFALTTAALGAESLRVGDVVAAQQGLWFVVWMPAAFLVYLLSALAMAFWGPFGHPVGRDAAGGAVVEYSGADRLLLLGGRWLLLVVTASFSVPLFLGGGQGPLLPPWVWTLLKTAAVLVLLIGGRRLLPVLRMDRYMEFAWMVLVPLTLLQALFVAVVVLDR
- the nuoK gene encoding NADH-quinone oxidoreductase subunit NuoK; this encodes MTLELFLVVAGALFSVGLFGALTQQSIVMLMMGLELMLGGIILAAAALWHYVAPASTDGQVLIVLAVTVMAVEMAIGFAIVTALFRAREVDMTDEAAELKG